A genomic stretch from Candidatus Binatia bacterium includes:
- a CDS encoding tetratricopeptide repeat protein, with product MRRHRLSSLLVLLALVACSASRNRGPRPASGGRAERTLTVTRDRPLVPVGRIDEAPLDATPAPAATAPPASEPAAAAFTSMEPEPLVHRIDASTPPNVAAALQLIEQGRRLQERGGRNQAREQFERAVAIDPTNAYGYFFLARVHFFNRNYDQAIAFASRAVALGTRLDPAWLGRVYALQGAVFEEAGRYPDARDAYRRAVATDPNNLAAQVGLARIAGDGGAAAP from the coding sequence ATGCGTAGACACCGACTGTCCTCCCTGCTCGTCTTGCTCGCCCTGGTCGCGTGCTCGGCGTCCCGCAACCGCGGTCCGCGCCCGGCGTCGGGCGGACGCGCCGAACGCACGCTCACGGTCACGCGCGATCGGCCGCTGGTCCCGGTCGGCCGAATCGACGAGGCACCCCTCGACGCCACACCGGCGCCAGCCGCCACGGCCCCACCGGCGAGCGAACCCGCAGCCGCCGCCTTCACGTCCATGGAGCCCGAGCCCCTGGTACATCGGATTGACGCCTCGACGCCGCCCAACGTCGCGGCGGCACTGCAACTAATCGAGCAGGGACGACGCCTGCAGGAGCGCGGCGGCCGCAACCAGGCGCGCGAGCAATTCGAGCGCGCCGTGGCGATTGACCCGACCAATGCCTACGGTTACTTCTTTCTCGCTCGCGTACACTTCTTCAACCGCAACTATGACCAGGCCATTGCCTTCGCCAGCCGCGCCGTGGCGCTCGGCACGCGCCTCGATCCCGCCTGGCTCGGAAGGGTCTACGCCCTGCAGGGGGCGGTGTTCGAAGAGGCCGGCCGCTACCCGGACGCCCGTGACGCCTACCGCCGCGCGGTCGCGACCGACCCCAACAATCTGGCCGCCCAGGTGGGCCTCGCACGCATCGCCGGAGACGGTGGCGCCGCCGCACCCTGA
- the tsaD gene encoding tRNA (adenosine(37)-N6)-threonylcarbamoyltransferase complex transferase subunit TsaD, producing the protein MRILGIESSCDDTAAAVLEDGVVRSSVVASQDSVHHPYGGVVPELASRSHMRNAIPVIETALERAQVTLDNIDGICATCGPGLVGSLLVGLSTAKAIAFARRLPFVGVNHLEGHLLSPRLAEDTPLPYLALLVSGGHTSLYHAIDIGRYRFLGATRDDAAGEAFDKVAKVLGLGYPGGRVIDELARSGDPKAVRFARARLKPQRDGSPFAFSFSGLKTAVWQYVRDHPVDSDAARADVAASFQEAVVDMLLGTTLAAADTVRCSHLIIAGGVSANSRLRARAQAAAAEHGLKVTIPPLRYCTDNAAMIALAGGYRLARGDNDPLSVNAAADLEL; encoded by the coding sequence ATGCGCATCCTCGGCATCGAAAGCTCGTGCGACGACACCGCCGCCGCCGTGCTCGAAGACGGCGTCGTACGCTCCAGCGTCGTCGCCTCTCAGGACAGCGTGCACCATCCCTACGGCGGCGTGGTCCCGGAACTGGCCTCGCGTTCCCACATGCGCAATGCGATCCCGGTCATCGAAACCGCTCTCGAGCGCGCCCAGGTGACCCTCGACAACATCGACGGCATCTGCGCCACCTGCGGTCCGGGTCTGGTCGGATCCCTGCTGGTCGGCCTCTCGACCGCCAAGGCCATCGCCTTCGCCCGCCGCCTGCCGTTCGTCGGCGTGAACCACCTCGAAGGTCACCTGCTCTCCCCGCGCCTGGCCGAGGACACCCCCCTGCCGTACCTCGCTCTCCTGGTGTCGGGAGGCCACACCAGCCTGTACCATGCCATCGATATCGGCCGGTACCGCTTCCTCGGCGCCACGCGCGACGACGCCGCCGGCGAGGCGTTCGACAAGGTCGCCAAGGTTCTCGGCCTCGGTTATCCGGGCGGCCGCGTTATCGACGAGCTGGCGCGTAGCGGCGATCCGAAGGCGGTGCGCTTCGCCCGCGCCCGGCTCAAGCCGCAACGCGACGGCAGCCCGTTCGCCTTCAGCTTCAGCGGACTCAAGACCGCCGTGTGGCAGTATGTGCGCGACCACCCCGTCGACAGCGATGCCGCCCGGGCCGACGTTGCGGCCAGCTTCCAGGAAGCCGTTGTGGACATGCTGCTCGGCACCACGCTCGCCGCCGCCGACACGGTGCGCTGTTCGCACCTGATCATTGCCGGCGGCGTTTCCGCCAACTCCCGCCTGCGGGCACGCGCGCAGGCCGCCGCTGCCGAGCATGGCCTCAAGGTCACCATTCCTCCCCTGCGCTACTGCACGGACAACGCCGCCATGATCGCGCTCGCCGGCGGCTATCGGCTGGCCCGGGGCGATAACGATCCGCTGTCGGTCAACGCCGCCGCGGACCTCGAGCTGTGA
- the rsmA gene encoding 16S rRNA (adenine(1518)-N(6)/adenine(1519)-N(6))-dimethyltransferase RsmA, with protein sequence MSATARARAARGPQRTTDNRSTPAAAVRGELARLGRPARKALGQHFLIDAAAAGRIVALAGIAPAGERVVEIGPGLGALTARLAATAGSLWLVEIDSDLAERLRTTYAGEPKVHVVQADILEVDLASLLGLGPRAVVVANLPYNIATAVLMKLLAQPACFRRLVVMIQREVAERLRAAPGSKTYGALSVFTQAAAEVRRGFRVGPDAFVPRPKVDSEVVCIEPYATPPVPIADPGRFRQVVLAAFNQRRKQLGNSLAGVLSEAPAALRDLGIDPARRAETLSLAEFAAVAAAARH encoded by the coding sequence GTGAGCGCCACCGCCCGGGCTCGTGCGGCTCGCGGGCCGCAGCGCACCACCGACAACCGCAGCACGCCGGCCGCCGCCGTGCGCGGCGAGTTGGCGCGTCTCGGCAGACCCGCCCGCAAGGCCCTCGGACAACACTTCCTGATCGACGCGGCCGCTGCCGGCCGCATCGTCGCCCTCGCCGGCATTGCGCCGGCGGGCGAACGCGTCGTCGAGATCGGCCCGGGACTGGGCGCGCTGACGGCCCGGCTGGCGGCAACCGCCGGTTCGCTGTGGCTGGTCGAGATCGATTCCGACCTGGCGGAGCGCCTGCGCACAACCTACGCGGGCGAGCCGAAAGTGCACGTCGTCCAGGCCGACATCCTCGAGGTCGATTTAGCGTCCTTGCTGGGCCTGGGCCCGCGTGCGGTCGTGGTCGCCAACCTGCCGTACAACATCGCGACCGCGGTTCTCATGAAGCTCCTCGCACAACCGGCCTGTTTCCGGCGGCTCGTCGTGATGATTCAGCGCGAGGTCGCCGAACGCCTGCGGGCCGCGCCGGGATCGAAGACCTACGGCGCGCTGTCGGTGTTCACGCAGGCCGCAGCCGAGGTGAGGCGCGGATTCCGCGTCGGCCCGGACGCCTTCGTGCCGCGGCCGAAAGTCGACTCCGAGGTGGTCTGCATCGAACCCTACGCGACGCCACCGGTGCCGATCGCCGATCCCGGCCGGTTTCGGCAGGTCGTCCTCGCGGCCTTCAATCAGCGCCGCAAGCAGCTCGGCAACAGCCTCGCCGGCGTGCTCTCGGAGGCACCCGCCGCACTTCGCGACCTCGGCATCGATCCGGCGCGGCGCGCGGAAACCCTGAGCCTGGCCGAGTTCGCCGCCGTGGCCGCCGCGGCCCGCCACTGA